ccgttcattcttggaggtgagtgattctttcaagatccaaggagtaagtgaagaggtgttaaggttgaagctattcccattctcactaCGAGACCGAGCTAGATCATGGCTCAACACTTTGCCGCCTGATTCTGTGACCAATTGGAATGACCTTGCTGAGAAGTTTCTGAGGAAATACTTTCCTCCTactagaaatgcaaaattcagaagtgagatcatgtcttttcagcaacttgaagatgagtccacaagtgatgcgtgggagaggtttaaggaacttttgcgaaagtgtccacatcatggcattccacattgtattcagatggagactttttataatggcttgaatgcagcttctcgaatggtgttagatgcatcggccaatggtgctattttgtcgaagtcttacaatgaagcatttgagattttggagaccattgcaagtaacaactaccaatggtccaacacaagagctccaacaagtagaaaagtggcgggagtccttgaggtagatgcaataacggctttgacagctcaaatggcttccatgacgaatgttttgaagaatttgagTATTGGGAACGCTAAAAATATTCAACCAGCTGCTGCCATTCAAAGTGATGATGTCTCATGTGTGTTTTGTGGAGAATGGCATGTGTTTGAGAAGTGTCCATCTAATCCGGAGTCCGTTTGTTACATGGGAAATCGGAATTTTAACAGAAACAATGGGGCATTCTCAAATTCTTACAATCAAGCATGGAAGAATCATCCTAATTTGTCTTGGGGGGGTCAAGGAGCAAGCTCAAGCACCGCACCAGCCCAAGGAAGACAAGCATATCCACCGGGTTTTTCACAACAACCGCGACATCCACAACATGCTCAAAATTCCCAACCAAGTTCTTTGGAGAGTCTAATGCGGGATTATATggcaaaaaatgatgcggtgataCAAAGTCAAGCTGCCTCTTTTCGAAACTTAGAGTTGCAACTTGGACATTTGGCCAACGAATTAAAAGCTAGGCCGCAAGGTTCTTTGCCTAGCGACACGGAAAATCCAAGGAGGGATGGGAAGGAACAATGTAAATCCATTCACTTGAGGAGTGGCAAGCATCTGAAAAATTCCGAGGAGGAAATAAAGGGTAGTGGGGAGCCCACTTCAATCCAAAACGacgaaaaattgagtaaaaaaacTGCCCAGGAAATTGCTGATACCAGACCAGTTGATACATCATCGGGTCAGCAATCTGACAGTCAGCAATCCGCACCAGTATGTACTAAACCACCCCTTCcatttcctcaaagatttcGGAAACAGCAGCAAGATGGGAAATTCAAGAAGTTTTTAGATGTGTTGAAGCAGCTCCATATCAATATTCCCTTGGTGGAAGCATTGGAGCAAATGCCGAACTATGTCAAGTTCTTAAAAGACATTGTGACGAAGAAAAGGAGGTTGGGGGAGTTTGAAACTGTAGCTCTCACCGAAGGATGCAGTGCCATGTTAAAAAGTAAGATTCCACCGAAGTTGAAGGATCCGGGTAGTTTTACAATCCCTTGTTCTATTGGGGGGCGGGATGTTGGAAGAGCTTTATGTGATTTGGGTGCAAGCATCAACCTCATGCCTATCTCAATCTTTAAGAAGTTGGGTATTGGTGAAGCACGTCCTACAACTGTTACATTGCAACTTGCTGACAGGTCCATGGCCCATccggaaggaaaaatagaagatGTTCTAGTGCAGGTTGACAAGTTCATTTTTCCAGCCGATTTCATCATCCTAGACTATGAAGCTGATAGAGATGTGCCTATTATCTTGGGTCGACCGTTCCTTGCTACCGGGAGAACTCTGATTGATGTGCAAAATGGGGAGCTCACAATGAGGGTGAATGACCAAAAAGTCACCTTTAATGTGTTCAATGCTATGAGATTTCCGGATGAGATAGAAGAGTGCTCCCGCATAAGTGTAATTGACTCGATAGTGGCTGAAAAATTTCACAAGGAAGCTTGGAAGGATGAGAAATTTATAAGTTCTTTTGATGAGCTTGAAGACTTGAGAAGATGAAGACAACCAAGTTGCTTGGGTGGAGCCATTGCAACCTATTCCTAAATTCAAGAAGCCCTTTGAATCTTTGGAGTTGAAGGAAAGTAATTTTAAGCCTCCAAAACCCTCCATCCAAGAACCACCAAAGGTGGAGTTGAAACCCTTGCCAAGCCATCTGAAGTATGCCTATTTGGGGGAGAATGATACGCTACCAGTTATTATAGCAGCAAACTTGGTAGTTGAAGATGAAGGTGCCTTGCTAGAGGTGTTAAAAAAGCATAAGAAAGCAATCGGGTGGACTATGGCGGACATAAGGGGTATTAGTCCAACGATTTGCACGCACAAGATACTTTTAGAAGCTGGTTGTAGCAATTCTATTGAGCATCAGCGAAGATTGAATCCCGTCATGAAAGAAGTGGTGCGAAAAGAAGTGATCAACTGGCTAGATTATGGTATTGTGTACCCAATTTCGGATAGCTCATGGGTTAGTCCTGTTCAATGTGTGCCCAAGAAAGGAGGAGTCACGGTGGTGGCCAATGCAAACAATGAGTTGATTCCCACTCGAACCGTGACCGGTTGGAGGGTGTGTATGGACTACCGGAAGCTAAACAATGCTACTCGGAAGGATCATTTCCCGCTGCCATTTATTGACCAAATGTTGGATCGGTTGGCGGGAAAAGAGTTTTATTGCTTTCTTGACGGATATTCGGGTTACAATCAGATTTCTATAGCACCAGAAGATCAAGAGAAAACCACCTTCACTTGTCCATATGGTACCTTTGCCTTTAGGAGGATGCCATTTGGCTTGTGCAATGCTCCAACGACTttccaaaggtgtatgatggctattttcTCGGATATGGCTGAGAGTATTTTGGAGATATTCATGGATGACTTCTCTATCTACGGGGATTCATTTGGGGTTTGTTTGGAGAATTTGGAAAGAGTGTTAGCAAGATGTGAAGAAACCAACTTGGTGCTTAATTGGGAGAAATGCCACTTCATGGTTCAAGAAGGTATTGTGTTGGGTCACAAAGTGTCTAGCAAGGGGATAGAAGTTGACAAGGCAAAGCTAGAAGTGATTGAGAAGTTACCAGCCCCTACCACGGTGAAAGGCATAAGAAGCTTCCTTGGACACGCGGGTTTCTATAGGCGCTTCATTAAAGACTTTTCTAAGGTGTCCAAACCCTTGTGTAACTGGCTGGAACAAAATAGACCATTTGAGTTTACCATTGAATGTAATGAAGcatttttgaagttgaagacaACTCTTGTTACGGCCCCCGTGATTGTAGCACCTGATTGGTCATTGCCCTTTGAACTCATGTGTGATGCAAGTGATTTTCCCGTTGGGGCTGTTCTTGGGCAGCGGAAGAATAAGATctttcattccatttattacgCAAGCAAAACTCTTGTTGATGCCCAAATTAACTACACCACTACTGAGAAAGAGTTGCTAGCGGTGGTTTTTgcctttgagaaattcagatCGTATCTTGTGGGAACCAAGGTTGTCGTGTATACTGACCACTCGGCAATCAAGTATTTGATAACCAAGAAAGATTCTAAACCAAGGCTTATTCGTTGGGTTTTGTTGCTACAAGAGTTTGACTTGGAAATTCGAGACAGAAAAGGGACAGAAAACAAAGTAGCGGATCATCTCTCTAGGTTGGAAACTAACAATCACAGCAGCCACTTAGAGGGAGAATTACAAATTCAAGACTCATTCCCAGATGAGCAACTGCTAGTGGTAGAGCAAACACGGGTACCATGGTATGCAGACATTGTCAATTACTTAGTTGGAGGTGCCTATCCACCTGATTTTACCAAGCAGCAGCTCAAAAAGTTCCTTCATGATagcaagttttatttttgggatgaGCCATACTTGTACAAGCAGTGCCCAGATCGTATTATGCGGAGATGTGTGCCAATGAGTGAAGTTAGAAGCATCTTGAAGCATTGTCATTCAGCTCCTTATGGTGGCCATTTTGGTGGACAATGCACGGCGGCCAAGGTTTTTCAATCCGGGTATTATTGGCCCTCTATTTTTAAAGATGCTCATGCTTTTGTTCAACAATGTGATCGCTGCCAGCGAGTGGGAAATATCTCCGCCAGGAATGAGATGCCTCTTAATTGTATTTTGGAGGTGGAGTTGTTTGACGTTTGGGGTATCAACTTTATGGGACCTTTCCCACAATCCTTTGGGAATCTCTACATTCTAGTGGCGGTGGATTATGTGTCAAAGTGGGTGGAGGCAATTGCTAGTCCCAAGAATGATGCTCGAGTGGTTATGAAATTCCTTCATAAACATGTCTTTACAAGGTTTGGGACTCCTAGAGCTTTGATAAGTGATGAGGGAACACACTTTGTGAACAAAGTGTTGGCTGCCCTCTTGGCAAAATATAGTGTAAAACACAAAATTGCCACTGCCTATCACCCACAGACTAACGGGCAAGCTGAAATATCTAATCGGGAAATTAAAGGCATATTGGAGAAGGTTGTAAATCCCAACAGAAAAGATTGGTCCCAACGCCTCGATGATGCACTTTGGGCGTATAATACAGCATATAAAACTCCTCTAGGCATGTCTCCATATCGCCTAGTTTATGGGAAAGCATACCATCTTCCCGTGGAGTTAGAACACAAGGCGTTTTGGGCACTAAAAAATCTCAATATGGATATTTCAGCAGCTGGAGAAGCAAGAAAGTTACAGCTGAACGAGTTGGATGAATTGCGTCTGTTTTCATATGAGAATGCTAAATTGTATAAGGAAAAGACAAAGAGATGGCATGATGATAGAATCAAGGAAAGAGTTTTTGCGAAAGGGCAAGAAGTTTTACTCTTTAATTCAAGGCTCAAACTCTTTCCTGGAAAATTAAAGTCCCGTTGGTCTGGCCCGTTTACTGTGCAAGAAATGACTCCTTTTTGTGCGATTACAGTGAAAGATCAACAATCCGGGAGGGAATTTAAAGTTAACAGGCAGCGGCTGAAACACTATTGGGGAGGTGAGGTCAACCGAGAAAAGACCTCGATTTCTTTGAAAGATGCTTGATCATTGTAATTTGGGGTgcctaaaaagaaaaaaaaaagagagaaaaagattgaattgaaaaaaaaaatgaaaaagaatgaaagaaaaaaaaaaattctcaatgaAGGCaccccttaaaaaaaaaacaaaacaaaaaaaaaagaaaagcaaaaaaaaaaaagaaaaaaaaatatagaaaaaaatagaaattatatatatattataattagctataaataattgtcATGGTGAAATTGAGATTGTGTTCTTTTCTTTGTGCAGAGAATCAAGTGAAAAAGGCTGTGGAAGTGAAGAAATTTTGAATTGGGCAAAagcattaagtttggggtggcaGGTTGCTGTTCAGTTGCTATAGCAAAGGCTTAGCAAGAAATGTTTTGGTACTAGGCTGATCAAATGAACTGGGGtttgaaaaaacaaaataaagtgAATGGTctgtcagaaaaaaaaaacatgtgatTGCAATGTTGTTCACGATGCAATCATTGGACAATTCTATTTTTGTTCAGATAATTATTTGGGGTTGTACTTAGTTTGAATTGAGTGAGCCCAAGTGCTTTTTGGAGATACAAAGACCCATTTCACATTATTTAATCAGTCTTGGGCCCATTTATGTGGTCAACTGGGCCCCAGCAGGTGTTGACCAGTCCAATTAATGGTCAGCCCAACATCAACCCTACCACCATCACTTTCATCCCCTTCACACACTCAGCCGTCTGCCATATAGAAAGCCAACCCAGCCTTCGATTTCACATGAATCCGTGACCGCCTGAACCACCATCAGCCAAATCCTTAAATCGCACACCGTTCAAATCTCCCAGCTGCACCAATTCCATCCATTTCCTCCATTCAACCCGAGCCATCACTTGCAGCTCACCACAAATCCAGCAACATCTCGAACCTCACTCAAAGCTCACCACCAAATCGCACCAGCTCGCCTAAACTCGACAGACCAAGCTTCCACTCACCATTCGAATTGCACCACGATTCCCCCTGCAACCGTTCAACTCAGCTCCACCATCAACCAAGTCGAAATCACCCAAAGCCACTACGAACCAAGCCTCCATTCGACTACCACTCACAAACCCAACCTCTGTTCACTCATATCAGAACCACGACCCATGCCCAGCTACAACCCGAAACCAGTCAACCAACCTCCATTTCACCTGAACCCGTAGCTAACCATTCGAACCACCTCCATTCGGCTATGACCAATTAAACCCATCACCAGCGAACCTCACTCAAAGCACACGACTCGAGTACCCTCCACGCATCAGAATCACCACCACAGTCAGCAACCGAACACCACATTGAACACGAACGAGCTCCCTGGTTTGTCAAGAttgatgtttttaatttttaatttgtatttgaACAATTTCTCGGCTGCCGAGTGAGTATTTGTGGATGTTTGTTTTGGATAAAATTGAATTTGGATTTGCTGAAGTAGTTCAATTGGTGGTGTAGTGCTTTGATGTGAAATTGATATTTTGAAATGGTGTAGTTAAAAATTGATGGTGTGGCTTGCAATTTTTCTGGAGTGACAGTATAAATTGGTGTGACTTTGAACCAGAGGTTTTTTGTAGTGATTATTTGGGTGATATGGAGTTTGTTGTAGCGTTGGAACTGAAGTAATTTTGGACAGATTGGTGGGTGCCACAAACTTGAATATTGATTGGTGAGCTATGTAATGTGTACAAATCGGATTTATTATATGGTGTAAGAAGTGTGTTGTGAATACGTTGAAAGTGATTTGTGTGGGTGGTCAGATTGGTGATTTTTGAACAAGATTGGGTTGGGGACAGTGAAGTGCATTGTAAGAGTTATTATTGTGTTGAGGGGCAGCAGTGAGTAAGAAAGCAAAGAAGAAATTCATTGTGTTGGGGTAGTGTGCaagtgaaaagaaaagaaaatgccaAAAGTTAAGAAGACCGCCAacaagaataaaaagaaatcaCTGCATGAAATTCCCAAGTTCCATTGCCTGGCAGCTGAGACAAAGTATCACGAGAAGGTGGACAATCGGGAGTTTTATATGGAGCGTGGATTAGTAGCCGATATTGAGGATATTGATGAGTTTCCTGAATGGGTCAGTGCAACGGTTCATAAGCGAGATTGGGGACTTTTTGTCCAGCAAAGAGAGCCGGCGGTCATGGAAGTTGTCAAGGAATTTTACGCCAACTTCCTATCCCAAGAATGGCCCACTGTAGTGGTGGTGCGTGAAGTCCCAATCTCATTTTCAGCTGCAGCAATCAACAACCTGTTTGGGTTAAACTCTGTCGAGTGCCAATACTCTGCGCAAAAAGGGCAGGTGAGCGACAAGACTGTGGGTGACATGATGCCAGTGCTTGCTAAGCCAGGGTCCGAATGGGGTTTCGATAATTATGGCAATCTTCGATTTCGGCGCACTGACTTGGAGCACGAGTTGAAATGTTGGTATACATTCGTGCAAACTGCTCTATGCCCCACCTCACATGATTCGACCGTCAGCAGAGACCGCGCTTGGATGCTATATTGCCTTAGAATGGGTTGGGATGTTGACGTAGGGGCTGTCCTTGCCCAAGAGATTGCTGATTGTACACACCGGGGGAAGGGGAAGTTATTCCTCCCTGCTACTATCACTGCTCTTTGCCACGAGGCAGGTGTACCAATATGAAAGGAAGAAGGCGCCCTGAATCCTCGGGGGCCTATCAATTTTGGTCCACCTCGAGCTCCAAAAACAACGCCTACCCCAGCGACGTCCCCAGCCACGGAGCCTCCAGTAGATCGCTTTGCTCGCTTTGAGCAAGTGCAACAACAAATGTGTGGCCGATTGCACGCGATGTGGGATTATGAGCAGAAGCGCGACGCCGTCATGGAGCGTGCATTCAAGAGGACTACGCCCCGTTTTGATCCCAAGTTCCCGGACTTCCCTCAGCACGTTCTAGACCCGTGGGGTGGGCCATCAGCTTCGAACACGGAGGAGCCCCACGAGGACTCCGAGTAGAGGGAGTTTTCTACTACCTaaactattttatatttttctgttttgtgttattttttttttagtttgtattgtgctagttgtgtgttgtcttttgtgctTGGAACTTTTATTCTATATTGTTTATGTGGTTGTTAGTTTGGCATTGAGAGATTTTTGAGTTATTCTGTGGCCTAGTGTTCTGCTCGATGATGATACTTTCCGCCCATTCCATTATTGTTGCTGCCTAATTTTATTTGTTGCCTTATCATGCTGAattgttggatattatggatGTTTCTCTTTAGTCTCTCCTCACTAGTTTATACTTGTATTTATTCCACCATGCTTTGCATTTCTCATACGAttatttcacatataattttagcatctagaattggttagtgcatctccttgaagcgaaatcctagtTCGACTTGTCCCTTCGACATGATTTAGGTCGTCCTTGGACATTTGAGCCTTTCTAACCCTCCCTATAAATCAATTTTTCCCTAGTCACCCAAGTTTGAGCCGTTAGCCTCGTTTTGTTGTGCAACCCAATCATACATATCACATCCATCCTAAATTGCATTTCCACATAGGTCCTAACTTACTTGCTCACTTGTCAAGAGCCaagtttcacattaagtttggggtgagtgcggtgagtgtaatttgtggcgagctaattcaagattatacttttagccacattggggacaatgttgggttgtaagtttggggtgggggaATTAGCTCACAAGGTATATTAGTATGCATTTTTAATAACTTTCTCTTgctatatataagtataatatagtaCTAAATTCCTTTctaacatataaaaaaaatcagcaaagaaaaaaaaaataagtatatatatatatacttgcagctaagtttggggtgtttcacccatttgaattaaataaaaaaaaacaaaaaagagagaataaacatagcaagagaagttaattttaatatcaagtactTGTGAGTATTGAATTAGGGAAGTGAGTCAAGAAAACAATCATTAGGAAGAGGCTCGGTTTTTGACAAGTGAAGTGGTTAGGTGTTGAGCTAGCTAAAATACATCCTTTACCATACCCTAACccaagcctaacattacaagcctagtaaagtcctattgatcaatgggataagtttagactacattagtggagaggagtgcactaatccaacttatggagcttaaatgaatgaaaaagaaaaaaaaaagtttaaggtAGTTGTAGAAAGTTCAAAGTTTAGATGGGATATACTTGTATAAATTGTTGATTAGGTGACTTTTGGGAAATATTAATGTTATCCAATGACAAAAACGTTAAAGGGGCAGCATATAAAGTTACGGCAAGCAATTTCATATTccatttaattccattttttcTGAGAGCATCAATGTTCGCTAGGCCAACTGTAATTTCTATGAAATCTCTCATTTGTCTTGTATGTTGAGTTTTTGTGCAAAAATTTGTTGTTGTGTTTTACTTTGTTTATTTTGTGTTGTCATTGCTCGAGGACGAGCAAgattctaagtttggggtgttgataactctaagatttagagttattttcatatctttaagcttgaatttaatgtgaattgtgGAGCAATTAGTGTCTAACctatgtaattgtgtttagtttgttgtgtctttgtaataaatggaagtgtgtgttagtaagtgttaaatagacttatgttattgtttttatgtgttttaaacagaaaaaaaaaatacaagaataggtatttggaaatatttgggacaaggagaaaaaggagcagaaaaatgcttattgctgactggcattgctatagcaatcatcgcgtagcaatttgtcagcccagtaagtttattttggcagataGTCCAGCTGGCTTTAATGAAGAAAGAAAGGAGCTGAGGTGGCAGAATTTGGCTattgactcaacaaacatgtggaaaatgaaggacaagtgggtgatgattgggatttccaattagggtaaactttggtaccctaattggggggcaaaaagaaaaagaggagGACATTAGAAGAAGGAGGGTGGCTGCACTTGAATAGAGAGTACGAAAACTTAGAGCAGCAAAAAGAAATTCAGTACAGAGAAAAAgagtacaaagaagaagaatattgagaagaaggagaagaaggcaactaccaaagaaaggatttgagctcaccactcatctctcttgctctccacttcattttgtatcattttcttctctctaattttctctttaactccatgaacaatttattttctggtttgttgtttttaatttcagctatgaactaaactctttgagatttgggtggttatgagcccttgtatggactagtgtttttattttacaatgatgaagtaatcttgtcttagttcaattagttgtgatgaaatgttgattgaatgttaatttttggccatttttaacatttaccaagctagatcttacttggaaaagcaagacctagttgaacccctCTAATTTATGCATGATTTTTATCTTCTCTTCTAGGttttaattagtagtgaaatagggatattttgctaccatgcataactaaagatttgatgctttattaggctatttgtgatctaaactgatgtaggaatgcattgtgagattatgaatggtttattgcaagttttggaaaaagcttgctgtTTTTTTTGGAAATCTGTTAACTCTGCCATgattgctgagtcattgctgtatcaacttggacatacaagtggaaattaatcacccaagtctaatctccaaatctgaaattaccaccaCTTTAAACACTTTTAgcttcttatttttagtttatttagtttaaaaaaaattagttctcaagtttagaatcgagactataaatttttcttgtgaattgatgtgtgattttattttatttttatttgaaattcttggaattgcttttagttgatttaacattatttagtaaaaagtccctgttgagacgaactttgattacttatcattgtattacttgtttgtgattgtgtacacttgcgcaattataaagcaatataattttcacaacaacggtgccccatgtaatctcacaatctcattcacataaagttcagcaaaatggtccatggagtaagtcatgcgtactggtagaaaatgggcagattttgtatacctatcgacgactacccaaatggcgtcatgctgctttgtagtcttaggtaaccctgtcacaaaatccatggaaatctcttcccacttccattcagggagTTTCAGTGGTTGTAATAATCCTGCTGGTCTTTGATGCTCtgctttaacttgttgacatgttaagcatttggccacaaattcaactacatcctttttcataccaggccaccaatacaatgctttcaggtcatggtacattttagtggtcccgcggtgaactgaataaggtgtagtatgagcttctaccaataTCCCCTTCTTGAGCTCCTCATTATCGGGCACATAAATTCGCCCCTTGAACCGAATTAATCCCGTGTCTAATACTTCATAATCTTTGGCTttactattcaaaatttcttgGTTTAGTTCACTGAGCTTTTGATCCGTCGTCTGTCCctccttaattctttctaacaaagtGGATTGAAGTGTGACCTTTGCAAGTTGCCCTGTAATAAATTCTATACCAGCTCGTTCCATGTCTTCCACTAATTCCCTTGATACTCCTTGTAAAGTGAAAACTAGTCCGGGACCTCTACGGTTGagtgcatccgctaccacattggctttaccgggatggtacattatctcgcagtcgtagtctttgaccaactccaaccatcttctctgcctcatgtttaactccctctgggtgaaaaagtactttaaactcttatgatcggtgtagatttcatatttcactccatagagataatgacgccaaatttttagtgcaaaaaccactgcggctaactctaggtcatgtgtcGGGTATCTCTGTTCGTATTCTTTTAATTGCCTTGAAGCGTAAGCAATTACCTTCCCTTCTTGCATTAGAACACAACCCAACCCTTGTTTAGATGCGTCACAATATACCGCAAATCGTCCCTCTTCTACTGGTAAACTGAGGATTGGTGCTGaaataagtctattcttcaactcttggaagctttgctcacacttgtctgaccaggataattttagattcttcctagttaattctgttaagggtgtggctatctttgagaacccctcaacaaaccttctataatagcctgctaaacccaaaaagcttcgaacctCTGAGGCGGTCTTTGGTCTAGGCCATTCTTTCACTGCAGCAACCTTGGCAGGATCTACTTTTATTCCCCCATTAGTGACAATGTGGCCCAAAAATGCAACCTCGGACAACCAAACTCACATTTTTTGTACTTGGCATACAATTTATGTTCTCTCAGTCGCTACAAGGTCAAGCGTAAGTGCTCCTCATGTTCCTCCTCTGTCTTAGAATAAATCAGTATATCATCTATGAATACAATGACAAACTGATCCAGATATTCCTTGAAGACTCGGTTCATGAGGTCCATAAAAGCTGCTGGGGCATTTGTaagtccaaatgacatcaccATGAACTCGTAATGCCCGTATCTCGTTCTGAAGGCTGTCTTCGGTATGTCTTCATTTTTGATTCTTAGCTGATGGTATCCtgaacgaagatcaatcttagaaaacacCTTTTTCCCTTGAAGCTGGTCAAACAAGTCATCAATCCTCGGTAATGGGTATCGATTCTTTATAGTCACCTTGTTCAGTTCTCGATAatctatgcacattctcatagtaccgtctttctttttaacaaatagAACTGGTGCGCCCCACGGAGAGTAGCTAGGTCTGATAAACCCTAACTTAAGCAATTCTTCCAACTGTATTTTGAGTTCTTTCAATTTAGATGGT
This Cannabis sativa cultivar Pink pepper isolate KNU-18-1 chromosome 6, ASM2916894v1, whole genome shotgun sequence DNA region includes the following protein-coding sequences:
- the LOC133039315 gene encoding uncharacterized protein LOC133039315; translation: MTNVLKNLSIGNAKNIQPAAAIQSDDVSCVFCGEWHVFEKCPSNPESVCYMGNRNFNRNNGAFSNSYNQAWKNHPNLSWGGQGASSSTAPAQGRQAYPPGFSQQPRHPQHAQNSQPSSLESLMRDYMAKNDAVIQSQAASFRNLELQLGHLANELKARPQGSLPSDTENPRRDGKEQCKSIHLRSGKHLKNSEEEIKGSGEPTSIQNDEKLSKKTAQEIADTRPVDTSSGQQSDSQQSAPVCTKPPLPFPQRFRKQQQDGKFKKFLDVLKQLHINIPLVEALEQMPNYVKFLKDIVTKKRRLGEFETVALTEGCSAMLKSKIPPKLKDPGSFTIPCSIGGRDVGRALCDLGASINLMPISIFKKLGIGEARPTTVTLQLADRSMAHPEGKIEDVLVQVDKFIFPADFIILDYEADRDVPIILGRPFLATGRTLIDVQNGELTMRVNDQKVTFNVFNAMRFPDEIEECSRISVIDSIVAEKFHKEAWKDEKFISSFDELEDLRR